One window of Chrysemys picta bellii isolate R12L10 unplaced genomic scaffold, ASM1138683v2 scaf83, whole genome shotgun sequence genomic DNA carries:
- the LOC135977970 gene encoding collagen alpha-2(I) chain-like: MFGCSDGKWDSLTRRTGSWDAGGVQGAGRGFRAGSWGERCRQGAQERELGCRRVGCLQAGPGLGIWAPPPWQAGSRAGQRGPGWALGARPGRGSQGGSQGAGLLPGLDSSPRVPGRSPRTAPGSGARSRAAGGGLWAGLAPCPGPAGSQAPLKVGWAQGRPDPPGGARAPGQRGEPQAGLGPWALEGGSCLGAGSWGSTPAGHLKRLCWCCRVGGCQGAHGAVKAASPALGRGSPAQRGAGRGLRAGRGGAGEVRAYPQRRAPCLPGPHAGPLPGEGRGGAGQHRALHAALATPPGTSPEAPIGRSSPFPANGSFGRRCLEQPLTPRDMLP; this comes from the exons ATGTTTGGTTGCAGTGATGGAAAATGGGACTCTCTGACCAGGAG gacagggagttgggatgcaggaggggtacagggtgcaggcagggggttcagggcagggagttggggtgagaggtgcaggcagggggctcaggagagggagttggggtgcaggagggtaggctgtttgcaggcaggcccggggctggggatctgggctcccccgccctggcaggcaggctcgagggccgggcagagggggccgggctgggcgcttggggccaggccgggcagaggcagccagggtggATCGCAGGGCGccgggctgctcccagggctggactcAAGCCCGAGGGTGCCGGGCCGGAGTCCCCGAACAGCGCCGGGGAGCGGAGCTCGCAGCCGGGCTGCGGGAGGGGGCCTGTGGGCCGGGctcgccccctgccccgggcctgctggctcccaggccccacttaaggtgggctgggctcaggggcggCCTGACCCCCCGGGTGGTGCCCGGGCCCCTGGCCAGCGCGGGGAGCCGCAGGCGGGTTTGGGACcctgggcgctggaggggggcagctgccttggggcggggagctggggcagcaccccCGCGGGCCACCTTAAGCGGCTGTGTTGGTGCTGCCGGGTGGGAGGctgccagggagcacatggggctgttaaagcagccagcccagccctggggagggggagcccggCTCAACGGggtgcaggccgggggctcagggcagggagagggggtgcaggagaggttcgggCTTACCCGCAGCGgcgcgctccctgcctgccagggccccatgccgggccgctcccgggggaggggaggggaggggcggggcagcacagggctctgcacgctgcccttgccacgcctccaggtacctcccctgaagctcccattggccgcagttccccgttcccggccaatgggagcttcgggaggcGGTGCCTAGAGCAACCCCTTACCCCCAGAGACATGCTGCCCTGA